Proteins from a genomic interval of Caulobacter sp. NIBR1757:
- the murD gene encoding UDP-N-acetylmuramoyl-L-alanine--D-glutamate ligase, which translates to MIPVPGFEGRTVAVFGLGRTGLSAARALIAGGAKVALWDENPKGREAAEAEGLTLVDLEKADWSGFAALMLSPGVPLTHPVPHWTVTRAQANGVEVLGDIELFARAVNAAPAHKRPKIVAITGTNGKSTTTALIGHILRSAGRDARIGGNIGFGVLGLPDMHGGAVYVLELSSYQLDLTSSLKPDAAVLLNISPDHLDRHGGMEGYVTAKKRILLNQGKGDTAVIGVDDAWCQRICTEITAANRRTIRPISAGKAMGRGVYVLSGVLYDATGDRTVEVADLTMARSLPGKHNWQNAAAAYAACLALGLSSDDAANGLMTFPGLAHRMETVARIGRVRFVNDSKATNADAARQALSSYPKVYWIAGGRAKEGGIEALADLFPRIEKAYLIGEAEEAFAATLNGKAQVVRCGQLDAAVAAAFADASAGEEEAIVLLSPATASFDQYADFEARGEAFRAAVETLSQPAAREARA; encoded by the coding sequence ATGATCCCGGTTCCCGGCTTTGAAGGGCGCACCGTCGCCGTGTTCGGCCTAGGCCGGACCGGGCTGTCGGCCGCGCGCGCCCTCATCGCCGGCGGCGCCAAGGTGGCGCTGTGGGACGAGAACCCCAAGGGCCGCGAAGCGGCCGAAGCGGAAGGCCTGACCCTGGTCGATCTGGAGAAGGCCGACTGGTCTGGCTTCGCCGCCCTGATGCTGTCCCCGGGTGTGCCGCTCACCCACCCTGTGCCGCACTGGACCGTCACCCGGGCCCAGGCCAACGGCGTCGAGGTGCTGGGCGACATCGAGCTCTTCGCCCGGGCCGTCAACGCCGCGCCGGCCCACAAGCGGCCGAAGATCGTCGCCATCACCGGCACCAACGGCAAGTCGACGACGACCGCCCTGATCGGCCACATCCTGCGCAGCGCCGGCCGCGACGCCCGCATCGGCGGCAACATCGGTTTTGGCGTCCTGGGCCTGCCCGACATGCACGGCGGCGCTGTCTATGTGCTCGAACTGTCCAGCTACCAGCTCGACCTGACCAGCAGCCTGAAGCCCGACGCCGCGGTGCTGCTCAACATCTCTCCCGACCACCTCGACCGGCACGGCGGCATGGAGGGCTATGTCACCGCCAAGAAACGCATCCTGCTCAACCAGGGCAAGGGCGACACCGCCGTCATCGGCGTTGACGATGCCTGGTGCCAGCGGATCTGCACCGAGATCACCGCCGCCAACCGCCGCACCATTCGCCCGATCAGCGCCGGCAAGGCGATGGGGCGCGGCGTCTATGTCCTGTCCGGCGTCCTCTACGACGCCACCGGCGATCGGACGGTCGAGGTCGCCGACCTGACCATGGCCCGCTCGCTGCCCGGCAAGCACAACTGGCAGAACGCGGCCGCCGCCTACGCCGCCTGCCTGGCGCTGGGTCTCTCCAGCGACGACGCGGCCAACGGCCTGATGACCTTCCCGGGCCTGGCCCATCGGATGGAGACCGTGGCCCGGATCGGCCGCGTCCGCTTCGTCAACGACAGCAAAGCGACCAACGCCGACGCCGCCCGTCAGGCTCTGTCCAGCTACCCGAAGGTCTACTGGATCGCCGGCGGCCGGGCCAAGGAGGGCGGCATCGAGGCGCTGGCCGACCTCTTCCCGCGCATCGAGAAGGCCTACCTGATCGGCGAGGCCGAGGAGGCGTTCGCCGCGACCCTGAACGGCAAGGCCCAGGTCGTCCGCTGCGGCCAGCTGGACGCCGCCGTGGCCGCCGCTTTTGCCGACGCCTCGGCCGGCGAGGAGGAGGCCATCGTCCTCCTCTCGCCCGCCACCGCCTCCTTCGACCAGTACGCCGACTTCGAGGCCAGGGGCGAGGCGTTCCGCGCCGCCGTCGAGACCCTGAGCCAGCCCGCCGCCCGCGAGGCCCGCGCATGA
- the mraY gene encoding phospho-N-acetylmuramoyl-pentapeptide-transferase: MLYLLYAWLKAEAISFPLLNLFQYQTFRAGMAWLTAFVVAVAMGSRFIRWMKTKQGKGQPIRTDGPERHLLEKAGTPTMGGFMILAGMMVGTLLWADLSSVKVWVVIFVTGAYGLLGFLDDYAKVTKQTTAGVSGRMKLLIQGLVAVTAVLILILFGQTPNEAPHLTTSVAFPLFKNLIIDLGWFYLAFGAFIIVGASNAVNLTDGLDGLAIVPVMIAAAAFGVIAYLVGNAVFANYLQVPFVPGSGELAVFCMSIIGGGMGFLWYNAPPAKIFMGDTGSLALGGSISAVAVAAKHEIVLGIIGGLFVVEALSVMIQVAYFKRTGKRIFLMAPIHHHFEKLGWAESTVVIRFWIVAIILAFIGLATLKLR; this comes from the coding sequence ATGCTCTATCTGCTCTATGCATGGCTGAAGGCGGAGGCGATCTCCTTCCCCCTGCTCAACCTCTTCCAGTACCAGACCTTCCGGGCCGGCATGGCCTGGCTGACCGCCTTCGTGGTCGCCGTGGCCATGGGCAGCCGCTTCATCCGCTGGATGAAGACCAAACAGGGCAAGGGCCAGCCGATCCGCACCGACGGGCCTGAGCGCCACCTCCTGGAAAAGGCCGGCACTCCGACCATGGGCGGCTTCATGATCCTGGCCGGCATGATGGTCGGCACCCTGCTGTGGGCGGACCTGAGCAGCGTCAAGGTCTGGGTGGTCATCTTCGTCACCGGCGCCTACGGCCTGCTGGGCTTCCTCGACGACTACGCCAAGGTCACCAAGCAGACCACGGCCGGCGTCTCGGGCCGGATGAAGCTGTTGATCCAGGGCCTGGTGGCGGTCACCGCCGTGCTGATCCTCATCCTCTTCGGCCAGACTCCCAACGAGGCGCCGCACCTGACCACCTCGGTGGCCTTCCCGCTGTTCAAGAACCTGATCATCGACCTCGGCTGGTTCTACCTGGCGTTCGGGGCCTTCATCATCGTCGGCGCCTCCAATGCCGTGAACCTGACCGACGGCCTCGACGGCCTGGCCATTGTGCCGGTGATGATCGCCGCCGCAGCCTTCGGCGTTATCGCCTACCTGGTCGGAAACGCGGTGTTCGCCAACTACCTGCAGGTGCCCTTCGTGCCGGGCTCGGGCGAGCTGGCCGTCTTCTGCATGAGCATCATCGGCGGGGGCATGGGCTTCCTCTGGTACAACGCCCCGCCGGCCAAGATCTTCATGGGCGACACCGGCTCGCTCGCCCTCGGCGGCTCGATCAGCGCCGTCGCCGTGGCCGCCAAGCATGAGATCGTGCTGGGCATCATCGGCGGCCTGTTCGTTGTCGAGGCCCTGTCGGTGATGATCCAGGTCGCCTACTTCAAGCGGACCGGCAAGCGCATCTTCCTGATGGCGCCGATCCACCACCATTTCGAGAAGCTGGGTTGGGCGGAAAGCACCGTCGTCATCCGCTTCTGGATCGTCGCCATCATCCTGGCCTTCATCGGCCTTGCAACCTTGAAACTCAGGTAG
- the murF gene encoding UDP-N-acetylmuramoyl-tripeptide--D-alanyl-D-alanine ligase: MSLWTAAEIAAATGGTATADFAVNGVSIDSRSIDAGDLFVALAGVRDGHEFAAKALTDGAAGILASKPVDGPSVQVADTLRALELLGIAARDRSSARRCAVTGSVGKTSVTQAIAAGLALAGPSHNSVKSYNNHIGVPLTLARMPKATQRAVFEIGMNHADEITPLSKFVRPHAVAITTVGPVHIENFPDGETGVAKAKAEIFDGVEPGGVAVLNADNRWFDLLADRARVAGARVLSFGSGEGCDARLTGFDVDGARATVSAVLHGQTLRYDLLQTGHHWGLNSLCTLLMLEAMDVDRPTALAALAAFEPLAGRGAEKAVGKPGAPFTLIDESYNANPISMIAGFRTLGARKVAGRRIVALTDMLELGPEGPAMHASLAGPIDEASVDLVFAAGPLMKSLWEALPATRRGGYAETAADLAPLIAQAIESGDVVMVKGSNGSRAGVIAAALADLGRAGGGA; this comes from the coding sequence ATGAGCCTCTGGACCGCCGCCGAGATCGCCGCCGCCACCGGTGGAACCGCCACCGCCGACTTTGCGGTCAACGGCGTCTCCATCGACAGCCGCTCCATCGACGCGGGGGACCTGTTCGTCGCCCTGGCCGGGGTGCGTGACGGCCATGAGTTCGCCGCCAAGGCCCTCACCGACGGCGCCGCCGGCATCCTCGCCTCGAAGCCCGTCGATGGCCCCTCGGTCCAGGTCGCCGACACGCTTCGGGCCCTGGAATTGCTCGGCATCGCCGCCCGGGACCGCTCGTCCGCCCGCCGCTGCGCCGTCACCGGCTCGGTCGGCAAGACCAGCGTCACCCAGGCCATCGCCGCGGGCCTGGCCCTGGCCGGCCCGAGCCACAACTCGGTCAAGAGCTACAACAACCACATCGGCGTCCCGCTCACGCTTGCCCGGATGCCGAAGGCGACGCAGCGCGCCGTCTTCGAGATCGGCATGAACCACGCCGATGAGATCACCCCGCTGTCGAAGTTCGTCCGCCCGCATGCCGTGGCCATCACCACCGTCGGCCCGGTTCACATCGAGAATTTCCCGGACGGCGAGACCGGCGTCGCCAAGGCCAAGGCCGAGATCTTCGACGGCGTCGAGCCCGGCGGCGTCGCCGTCCTTAACGCCGACAACCGCTGGTTCGACCTCCTTGCCGACAGGGCCCGCGTCGCCGGCGCCAGGGTGCTGTCGTTCGGCTCAGGCGAGGGCTGCGACGCCCGCCTGACCGGCTTCGATGTCGATGGGGCCCGCGCCACCGTCTCCGCCGTCCTGCACGGCCAGACCCTGCGCTACGACCTGCTTCAGACGGGCCACCACTGGGGCCTCAACAGCCTCTGCACCCTGCTCATGCTGGAGGCGATGGACGTCGATCGTCCCACCGCACTCGCCGCCCTGGCCGCCTTCGAGCCGCTGGCGGGTCGCGGGGCCGAGAAGGCCGTCGGCAAGCCCGGCGCGCCCTTCACCCTGATCGACGAGTCCTACAACGCCAACCCGATCTCGATGATCGCCGGCTTCCGCACCCTGGGCGCCCGCAAGGTGGCGGGGCGGCGCATCGTCGCGCTGACCGACATGCTGGAACTCGGCCCCGAGGGCCCGGCCATGCACGCGTCCCTTGCCGGGCCTATCGATGAGGCCTCCGTCGACCTTGTCTTCGCCGCCGGGCCGCTGATGAAATCCCTCTGGGAAGCCCTTCCGGCGACTCGCCGGGGCGGCTACGCCGAGACAGCGGCCGACCTCGCGCCGCTGATCGCACAGGCCATAGAGTCCGGCGATGTGGTGATGGTCAAAGGCTCCAACGGCTCGCGCGCCGGCGTCATCGCCGCCGCCCTGGCCGATCTGGGCCGCGCCGGAGGAGGCGCCTGA
- a CDS encoding UDP-N-acetylmuramoyl-L-alanyl-D-glutamate--2,6-diaminopimelate ligase, with translation MTLLSAIVGQTVPVDVEITGVTADSRKVKPGFLFAALPGSKADGRAFIAKALESGAAAVLAPEDVSGLAVPVIHAKDIRRAYGLAAARFWGRQPATCVAITGTNGKTSIAAFCRQMFRTLGRTAGSMGTLGVVVSAPGKDDVILTPPGLTTPDAADVAELMARMADMGVTHVALEASSHGIDQRRLDGVLLTAAGFTNFTQDHLDYHGTMGAYRAAKLRLFDTLLPTGSTAVLNADSDQYDAFAAAAVTHGHTLISTGEAGEGIRLLDRILTPDGQTLTIEHKGARHIVRLPLAGGFQADNALVAAGLCIAAGEEPSAVFAALEQLDGAPGRMQRVGTGPRGGEAYVDYAHTPDGLETLLKALRPHVRGKLIAVFGAGGDRDAGKRPLMGEIAARLADVAIVTDDNPRSEDPASIRAAILAAAPGAREIGDRREAIRAGAAMLEDGDVLAVAGKGHEQGQLVAGVNHPFDDVAETAAALELNR, from the coding sequence GTGACGTTGCTCAGCGCCATCGTCGGCCAGACCGTCCCGGTTGACGTCGAGATCACCGGCGTCACCGCCGACAGCCGCAAGGTGAAGCCGGGCTTCCTGTTCGCCGCCCTGCCGGGCAGCAAGGCCGACGGCCGCGCCTTCATCGCCAAGGCCCTGGAGAGCGGCGCCGCCGCCGTGCTCGCCCCCGAGGACGTCAGCGGCCTTGCCGTGCCGGTCATCCATGCCAAGGACATTCGCCGGGCCTACGGCCTGGCCGCCGCCAGGTTCTGGGGCAGGCAACCGGCAACTTGCGTCGCCATCACCGGCACCAACGGCAAGACCTCCATCGCCGCCTTCTGCCGCCAGATGTTCCGCACCCTGGGCCGCACGGCCGGCAGCATGGGCACGCTGGGCGTCGTTGTCTCGGCGCCGGGCAAGGACGATGTCATCCTCACCCCGCCCGGCCTGACCACCCCCGATGCCGCCGACGTGGCCGAGCTGATGGCCAGGATGGCCGACATGGGCGTCACCCACGTCGCCCTGGAAGCCTCCTCGCACGGCATCGACCAGCGCCGCCTCGATGGCGTCCTGCTGACCGCCGCCGGCTTCACCAATTTCACCCAGGACCACCTCGACTACCACGGCACCATGGGCGCCTACCGGGCCGCCAAGCTGCGCCTGTTCGACACCCTCCTGCCGACCGGGTCCACCGCCGTGCTCAACGCCGACAGCGACCAGTACGACGCCTTCGCGGCGGCCGCCGTCACCCACGGTCACACCCTGATCTCGACCGGGGAAGCCGGGGAGGGGATCAGGCTCCTCGACCGCATCCTCACCCCCGACGGCCAGACCCTGACGATCGAGCACAAGGGCGCCCGCCACATCGTCCGCCTGCCGCTGGCCGGCGGCTTCCAGGCGGACAACGCTCTGGTCGCGGCCGGTCTCTGCATCGCCGCCGGGGAAGAGCCGAGCGCCGTGTTCGCGGCCCTGGAGCAGCTCGACGGCGCGCCCGGTCGCATGCAGCGGGTCGGGACCGGGCCGCGCGGTGGGGAAGCCTATGTCGATTACGCCCATACCCCCGACGGCCTCGAAACCCTGCTGAAGGCCCTGCGCCCGCACGTCCGCGGCAAGCTGATCGCCGTGTTCGGGGCCGGCGGCGACCGCGACGCCGGCAAGCGCCCGCTGATGGGCGAGATCGCCGCCCGGCTGGCCGACGTTGCCATCGTCACCGACGACAATCCCCGCTCCGAAGACCCGGCCAGCATCCGCGCCGCCATCCTCGCAGCCGCGCCCGGCGCCCGCGAGATCGGCGACCGCCGCGAGGCCATCCGCGCCGGCGCCGCCATGCTGGAGGACGGCGACGTCCTCGCCGTGGCCGGCAAGGGTCACGAGCAGGGCCAGCTGGTCGCCGGCGTCAACCATCCCTTCGACGATGTCGCCGAGACCGCTGCAGCCCTGGAGCTCAACCGATGA
- a CDS encoding penicillin-binding protein 2, translating to MSLADLTPHRYPRPVRWAIDWLWRIEHAFERAKASGRPEDDARVRILVVLAFFAVLFGLIGGGAIFAAAFSDAGKKGSIASLPLSAKADLVDRNGQLLAANLTHYSLFLDPADVWSRRETRKELLARVPGLKPSKFNDVMNKGKRRVLVEGLTPEVRASIHDLGLPGVSFEESPRRVYPMGPLAAHLVGFSDPGGQGLQGAERGLMNEMRAGYISGEPVALSIDVRVQAALEEELAAAVSEFHPLNAVGIVTNVHTGEVIAMASLPEFDPNRFGKFDESQRKNRASAQLYEMGSTFKTFTVAAGLDTGVASMDSTFDARTPLKMGYRTIHDFHGTNRILTLGEVFNHSSNIGTAKLALGIGVDRLKHYYDALGLTRRPKLELFETATPLVPKVWNDDALASVSFGHGINVTPLAMAQAMGTLLNGGTFVPVTILKRPAGYQPQGARVFSEDTSRAMLRIMRGNVVEGTGRRADALGLSVGGKTGTGEKYDPTIRRYSSTKQVASFAAVFPTEGPLEAPRYFVLILLDEPTGGARTGGLVAAPAVGRVIDRSARFLGVPRQMQRPRFDIAAVHGRPNL from the coding sequence ATGAGTCTCGCCGATCTCACGCCTCATCGCTATCCGCGCCCGGTGCGCTGGGCCATCGACTGGCTCTGGCGCATCGAGCACGCCTTCGAGCGGGCCAAGGCCTCTGGCCGGCCGGAAGACGACGCGCGGGTCCGCATCCTGGTGGTGCTGGCCTTTTTCGCCGTTCTGTTCGGCCTGATCGGCGGCGGGGCCATCTTCGCCGCCGCCTTCAGCGACGCCGGCAAGAAGGGCTCGATCGCCTCCCTGCCGCTGAGCGCCAAGGCCGACCTCGTCGATCGCAACGGCCAGCTGCTGGCCGCCAACCTGACCCACTACAGCCTGTTCCTCGACCCGGCCGACGTCTGGAGCCGGCGCGAGACCCGCAAGGAATTGCTGGCCCGCGTCCCCGGCCTCAAGCCCTCGAAGTTCAACGACGTCATGAACAAGGGCAAGCGGCGCGTCCTCGTCGAGGGCCTGACCCCCGAGGTCCGGGCCAGCATCCATGACCTCGGCCTGCCGGGCGTCAGCTTCGAGGAAAGCCCCCGCCGGGTCTATCCGATGGGCCCGCTGGCCGCCCACCTCGTCGGCTTCTCCGACCCCGGCGGCCAGGGCCTGCAGGGCGCCGAGCGCGGCCTGATGAATGAGATGCGGGCCGGCTACATCAGCGGCGAACCGGTCGCCCTGTCCATCGACGTCCGCGTCCAGGCCGCCCTGGAAGAGGAGCTGGCCGCCGCCGTCTCCGAGTTCCACCCGCTCAACGCCGTGGGCATCGTCACCAACGTCCACACCGGCGAAGTCATCGCCATGGCCTCGCTGCCGGAGTTCGATCCCAACCGCTTCGGCAAGTTCGACGAGAGCCAGCGCAAGAACCGCGCATCGGCGCAGCTCTACGAGATGGGCTCGACCTTCAAGACCTTCACCGTCGCCGCCGGCCTCGATACCGGCGTTGCCTCGATGGACTCGACCTTCGACGCCCGCACGCCGCTGAAGATGGGCTACCGCACCATCCACGACTTCCACGGCACCAACCGCATCCTGACCCTTGGCGAGGTGTTCAACCACAGCTCCAACATCGGCACCGCCAAGCTGGCGCTGGGTATCGGGGTCGATCGGCTGAAGCACTATTACGACGCGCTGGGCCTGACCCGCCGCCCCAAGCTGGAGCTGTTCGAAACCGCCACCCCGCTGGTCCCCAAGGTCTGGAACGACGACGCCCTGGCCAGTGTGTCCTTCGGCCACGGCATCAACGTCACCCCCCTGGCCATGGCCCAGGCCATGGGCACGCTGCTCAACGGGGGCACCTTCGTGCCGGTCACCATCCTCAAGCGGCCCGCCGGCTACCAGCCGCAGGGGGCCCGCGTCTTCTCGGAGGACACCAGCCGCGCCATGCTGCGCATCATGCGCGGCAACGTCGTCGAGGGCACCGGCCGCCGCGCCGACGCGCTCGGCCTGTCGGTCGGCGGCAAGACCGGCACCGGCGAGAAGTACGATCCCACCATCCGCCGCTACAGCTCGACCAAGCAGGTGGCCTCCTTCGCCGCCGTCTTCCCGACCGAGGGGCCGCTGGAAGCGCCGCGCTATTTCGTGCTGATCCTGCTCGACGAGCCGACCGGCGGGGCCCGCACCGGCGGCCTGGTCGCCGCGCCGGCCGTCGGCCGGGTGATCGACCGCAGCGCCCGTTTCCTTGGCGTCCCGCGCCAGATGCAGCGCCCGCGCTTCGACATCGCCGCCGTCCACGGGAGGCCGAACCTGTGA
- a CDS encoding cell division protein, with protein MSLLEHRTRGFRTINVVFCALLAVTAVTVLLAKAYAGREVRDIARTERSIGEENKRIRLLKAEVAHLEQPERLQRLSKQLLGMAPLAATREGDINSLPAIAAGYEPPTPIATPTAPDVQPEEVPGIDTPAPVVAEAGAPVAANPAETGQ; from the coding sequence ATGAGCCTGCTCGAGCACCGCACCCGTGGCTTCCGCACCATCAACGTCGTCTTCTGCGCCCTGCTGGCGGTGACGGCCGTCACCGTCCTGCTGGCCAAGGCCTATGCCGGCCGCGAGGTGCGCGACATCGCCCGCACCGAACGCTCCATCGGCGAAGAGAACAAGCGCATTCGCCTGCTCAAGGCCGAGGTCGCCCACCTGGAGCAGCCGGAGCGCCTGCAGCGCCTGTCCAAGCAACTGCTCGGCATGGCCCCGTTGGCCGCCACCCGCGAGGGCGACATCAACAGCCTGCCGGCCATCGCCGCCGGCTACGAGCCGCCGACCCCGATCGCCACCCCGACCGCCCCGGACGTCCAGCCCGAGGAAGTCCCCGGCATCGACACCCCGGCACCGGTCGTCGCCGAGGCCGGCGCGCCCGTGGCCGCCAACCCCGCGGAGACCGGCCAATGA
- the rsmH gene encoding 16S rRNA (cytosine(1402)-N(4))-methyltransferase RsmH produces MSSPEQPHISVMLPEVLAALRAQPGETIIDGTFGAGGYSRAILDTGASVIAFDRDPSARKFAAPLEVTGRFRLIDDRFSAMAARLGDGSVDGVALDLGVSSMQLDEADRGFSFMRDGPLDMRMGADGPTAADLVNTLEHAELARIFYVYGEERESRRVASFILRRRDETPFTRTLDLAEVIEKALGGRRGAKTHPATKSFQALRIAVNEELSELEAGLLAAERVLKTGGRLAVVTFHSLEDRIVKAFLAERAGKTPGGSRHAPPVAAGAPASFELIHNGAKQASDAESAVNPRSRSAKLRAAVRTAAPVWSAAA; encoded by the coding sequence ATGAGCAGCCCGGAACAGCCCCACATCTCGGTCATGCTGCCGGAGGTGCTGGCCGCCCTGCGGGCCCAGCCCGGCGAGACCATCATCGACGGCACCTTCGGGGCCGGCGGCTACAGCCGGGCGATCCTCGACACCGGCGCCTCGGTCATCGCCTTCGACCGCGACCCCAGCGCCCGCAAATTCGCCGCCCCGCTCGAGGTCACGGGCCGTTTCCGCCTGATCGACGACCGCTTCTCGGCGATGGCCGCCCGGCTTGGCGATGGCAGCGTCGATGGCGTCGCCCTCGATCTCGGCGTCTCCTCCATGCAGCTGGACGAGGCCGATCGCGGCTTCTCCTTCATGCGTGATGGCCCCCTCGACATGCGCATGGGCGCCGACGGCCCGACCGCCGCCGACCTGGTCAACACCCTCGAACATGCCGAACTGGCCCGCATCTTCTACGTCTATGGCGAGGAGCGCGAGAGCCGCCGGGTGGCCAGCTTCATCCTGCGTCGTCGCGACGAGACCCCCTTCACCCGCACCCTCGACCTCGCCGAGGTCATCGAGAAGGCCCTGGGCGGCCGGCGCGGCGCCAAGACCCATCCGGCCACCAAGTCCTTCCAGGCCCTGCGCATCGCGGTCAACGAAGAGCTCAGCGAACTCGAGGCCGGCCTGTTGGCCGCCGAGCGGGTGCTGAAGACCGGCGGCCGTCTGGCCGTCGTCACCTTCCATTCGCTGGAAGACCGCATCGTCAAGGCTTTCCTGGCCGAGCGGGCCGGCAAGACCCCCGGCGGATCACGCCATGCCCCGCCCGTCGCGGCCGGCGCCCCGGCCTCCTTCGAGCTCATCCACAACGGCGCCAAACAGGCCTCCGACGCCGAGTCGGCGGTCAATCCGCGCTCCCGCTCCGCCAAGCTGCGGGCCGCCGTCCGCACCGCCGCCCCCGTGTGGAGCGCCGCCGCATGA
- a CDS encoding division/cell wall cluster transcriptional repressor MraZ, which translates to MFFSTFEKQLDAKRRLVVPMEFRAALSGLFDGVFCFPSIEFDCIEGGGKSLFDRYQSVIDELPFGDPLRSDLELSINGGLAKMSFDDAGRITLPPQLCDQFGLTDWVVLVGLGERFQIWPRDAFQARRSAAREGAREGLAALRAAQRAQKLGQP; encoded by the coding sequence GTGTTCTTCTCGACGTTCGAGAAACAGTTGGACGCGAAACGGCGCTTGGTGGTGCCGATGGAATTCCGCGCCGCCCTGTCCGGCCTGTTCGACGGCGTCTTCTGCTTTCCCTCCATCGAGTTCGACTGCATCGAGGGTGGCGGCAAAAGCCTGTTCGACCGTTACCAGTCGGTGATCGACGAGTTGCCCTTCGGCGATCCGCTGCGTTCGGACTTGGAACTCTCCATCAACGGCGGCCTGGCGAAGATGAGCTTCGACGACGCCGGCCGCATCACCCTGCCGCCGCAACTGTGCGACCAGTTCGGCCTGACCGACTGGGTGGTGCTGGTGGGCCTGGGCGAACGCTTCCAGATCTGGCCGCGCGACGCCTTCCAGGCCCGTCGCTCGGCGGCTCGCGAAGGGGCTCGCGAGGGGCTGGCCGCCCTGCGCGCCGCCCAGCGTGCGCAGAAGCTGGGGCAACCCTGA
- a CDS encoding sterol desaturase family protein: MIFQVLTFIALYLGSVVFMEGFAWVMHRYVMHGWGWVWHKSHHEPRTGNFELNDLFAVVFAAPAIVGIYLGVHGIPWLLPVGCGITTYGAIYFLFHDGLVHRRFPMPKARSAYWKRLIQAHRFHHAIHTKEGGVSFGFLMAPDVRKLKAQLAAQGVAADEG, translated from the coding sequence ATGATCTTTCAGGTCCTGACCTTTATCGCCCTCTACCTCGGCTCCGTGGTCTTCATGGAAGGCTTCGCCTGGGTCATGCATCGGTACGTCATGCACGGCTGGGGCTGGGTCTGGCACAAGTCGCACCATGAGCCGCGCACCGGCAACTTCGAGCTGAACGACCTCTTCGCCGTGGTCTTCGCCGCCCCGGCCATCGTCGGCATCTACCTGGGCGTCCATGGCATCCCCTGGCTGCTGCCGGTCGGCTGCGGCATCACCACCTACGGGGCCATCTACTTCCTGTTCCACGACGGCCTCGTCCACCGCCGCTTCCCGATGCCCAAGGCCAGGAGCGCCTACTGGAAGCGGCTGATCCAGGCTCATCGGTTCCATCACGCCATCCACACCAAGGAAGGCGGCGTCTCCTTCGGCTTCCTGATGGCGCCGGACGTCCGCAAGCTGAAGGCGCAGCTGGCCGCCCAGGGTGTCGCGGCCGACGAGGGTTGA
- a CDS encoding ABC transporter permease: MMFAMFRVMLLRLLRDRGALAMTFLLPPLVFVIFATVFAGSTGENIKLKLVIADQARTPASGRLVEALLQDGHLRALSADPNTAKTVRRQVRAGKADAGLIILSDPAGAGTPFLIVTDTTRAMAAPMTRGRIQAALSERLPDIMLEKALGMVEPAYAPLSPGQKSQAEAIVDKVHDDAKAGRAVPAAQDMFATEAISGGGKSRGAITYYAGAVTILFALFSAVNAAMTLIEERRAGVADRILAGAAGMVPALNGKFLFIVLQTVLQAAAIFLVAQLLYDTQVRSHLLPWLATSVCVGVCAGGMALGIVSLTQTRDQAQLVSTFLILILAAVGGSMVPRFLMPPWLQTLGFFTPHAWAIDAYQALLWRDAEWTSLYPAWGVLVGVGLAGLMLAHVMARLVRR; the protein is encoded by the coding sequence ATGATGTTCGCGATGTTCCGGGTGATGCTGCTCCGGCTGCTGCGCGATCGCGGCGCCCTGGCCATGACCTTCCTGCTGCCGCCGCTGGTCTTCGTGATCTTCGCCACGGTGTTCGCCGGCTCGACGGGCGAGAACATCAAGCTGAAGCTGGTCATCGCCGACCAGGCCCGGACGCCCGCCTCGGGTCGCCTGGTCGAGGCCCTGCTGCAGGACGGCCACCTGCGGGCCCTGAGCGCCGACCCAAACACCGCCAAGACGGTCCGCCGTCAGGTCCGGGCCGGCAAGGCCGACGCCGGCCTGATCATCCTGTCCGACCCGGCCGGGGCGGGGACCCCCTTCCTGATCGTCACCGACACCACCCGCGCCATGGCCGCGCCTATGACCCGGGGCCGCATCCAGGCCGCGCTCAGCGAGCGCCTGCCCGACATCATGCTGGAGAAGGCCCTCGGCATGGTCGAGCCGGCCTATGCCCCCCTCTCGCCCGGCCAGAAGTCCCAGGCCGAGGCCATCGTCGACAAGGTCCATGACGACGCCAAGGCCGGCCGCGCCGTCCCGGCCGCCCAGGACATGTTCGCCACCGAGGCCATTTCCGGGGGCGGCAAGAGCCGCGGCGCCATCACCTACTACGCGGGCGCCGTGACCATCCTCTTCGCCCTGTTCTCGGCCGTGAACGCCGCCATGACCCTGATCGAGGAGCGCCGCGCCGGCGTCGCCGACCGCATCCTGGCCGGCGCCGCCGGCATGGTCCCGGCCCTGAACGGCAAGTTCCTGTTCATCGTCCTGCAGACGGTCCTTCAGGCCGCCGCCATCTTCCTGGTCGCCCAGCTGCTCTACGACACCCAGGTGCGCAGTCATCTGCTGCCCTGGCTGGCGACCAGCGTCTGCGTCGGCGTCTGCGCCGGCGGCATGGCGCTTGGCATCGTCTCCCTGACCCAGACCCGGGACCAGGCGCAGCTTGTCTCCACCTTCCTCATTCTCATCCTGGCGGCGGTCGGCGGCAGCATGGTGCCCCGCTTCCTGATGCCGCCCTGGCTGCAGACCCTGGGCTTCTTCACCCCCCACGCCTGGGCCATCGACGCCTATCAGGCCCTGCTTTGGCGAGACGCGGAGTGGACTTCCCTGTATCCTGCCTGGGGGGTGTTGGTTGGCGTCGGCCTGGCGGGGCTGATGCTGGCTCATGTGATGGCCCGCCTGGTGCGCCGATGA